Proteins encoded within one genomic window of Nitrospina gracilis 3/211:
- the hemC gene encoding hydroxymethylbilane synthase — MDPLFRSIYEVNEIRIGTRGSPLALWQANWIKSLLEEEHPDITVSLITIKTSGDKIQDVPLAKVGGKGLFTKEIEEGLLRNEVDIAVHSMKDVPMKLPPGLGLSVITEREDPRDALISRDGQKLDELPQGAKVGTGSFRRTTQLLAYRPDLQIVPMRGNVGTRLDKMEKENLDGIILAAAGLKRMGMADRITECIPPEIMLPGGGQGAVGIETRKDDPGVMMRILPLEHEETHTALEAERSFLHRLEGGCQVPIGVYATVDGNRMHIRGMVGSLDGKQIFRTEGSGATQDAVQLGDQCAREILEQGAGKVLDEIYNR; from the coding sequence ATGGACCCACTATTTAGATCGATTTATGAAGTCAATGAAATCCGCATTGGCACGCGGGGCAGTCCGCTTGCGCTCTGGCAGGCCAACTGGATCAAATCCCTGCTGGAAGAGGAGCACCCGGATATCACAGTGTCGTTGATCACCATCAAGACTTCCGGTGACAAGATCCAGGATGTGCCGCTGGCCAAAGTCGGTGGCAAGGGCCTGTTCACCAAGGAGATCGAGGAAGGCCTGTTGCGGAATGAAGTCGATATTGCGGTGCACAGTATGAAGGACGTGCCGATGAAACTGCCTCCCGGGCTGGGGCTGTCCGTTATCACGGAGCGCGAGGACCCGCGCGATGCGCTCATCTCCCGCGACGGCCAGAAGCTGGACGAACTACCGCAAGGAGCGAAAGTGGGCACGGGTAGTTTTCGCCGGACCACTCAACTTCTGGCGTACCGTCCTGACCTGCAAATCGTGCCCATGCGGGGCAACGTCGGAACTCGGCTCGATAAAATGGAGAAGGAAAACCTGGACGGCATCATATTGGCTGCGGCAGGTTTGAAGCGGATGGGCATGGCCGACCGCATTACCGAATGCATTCCCCCGGAAATCATGTTGCCCGGAGGCGGGCAGGGCGCGGTGGGTATCGAAACGCGCAAGGACGACCCGGGAGTCATGATGCGAATTCTACCGCTTGAACATGAGGAGACCCACACGGCCCTGGAGGCAGAACGGTCCTTTCTGCATCGGCTGGAAGGCGGATGCCAGGTGCCCATCGGGGTTTACGCTACGGTGGACGGCAACCGCATGCACATCCGTGGCATGGTGGGGAGCCTTGACGGCAAGCAGATATTCCGTACTGAAGGTTCCGGCGCCACTCAGGATGCGGTCCAGCTGGGAGACCAGTGTGCGCGGGAGATCCTGGAGCAGGGCGCGGGAAAGGTCCTCGACGAAATCTACAACCGCTGA
- a CDS encoding YgaP family membrane protein — protein sequence MAYNVGHVDRLFRMMLGVALVLGGLASGGFWGWTTALVGVVIIITGMAGNCFIYSLLNISTYCPPRNKS from the coding sequence ATGGCCTACAACGTCGGTCATGTGGACAGGTTGTTTCGGATGATGCTGGGGGTGGCCCTGGTGCTGGGAGGACTCGCGTCCGGGGGATTCTGGGGGTGGACCACGGCACTGGTGGGCGTGGTGATAATCATCACCGGCATGGCCGGCAATTGCTTTATCTACTCCCTCTTGAACATCAGCACCTACTGCCCGCCACGCAATAAAAGCTGA
- a CDS encoding Glu/Leu/Phe/Val family dehydrogenase yields MSKVKIPEKLVAEPLSTEGNPRHFAPADQPPQNKYQVVDPKTGDVWGYVVIDNTRRGPGLGGIRIAADLSVWEIMRLARTMTLKNSAANLPFGGAKSGIAFDPNDFGRAKGMKQDLIGAFAEAIFPIDSYISAPDMSTDENDTQRIFQYNTDMLGDPHHGRGAAGRPFAKGGVPIDKWGLTGHSLYSSIKTLEDIDPNFQIKGARVVIQGFGNVGASIGNKLAEEGALIVGASDVNAALWCSKGLQVRELNQARSNTKGLGSYRGQVDKRFFNGNVSRLLEAPCDILIPAARPDAITARNADRLMCGKIFQAANTPSNKMTEYYLENRRKILSYTDFIVNCGGVIGCAVEVKMTQDESYRERVMAMGNHGRTYVENLIFETVSRNILTITKRLKERAGKDITFREEATRLAEERLGKPEEYCL; encoded by the coding sequence TTGAGCAAGGTAAAAATTCCAGAAAAGCTGGTCGCAGAACCATTATCAACCGAGGGGAACCCGCGTCATTTCGCCCCTGCCGATCAACCGCCTCAAAATAAGTACCAGGTAGTCGACCCGAAGACAGGTGACGTGTGGGGTTATGTTGTCATAGACAACACCCGACGCGGGCCCGGGCTGGGTGGCATACGTATTGCCGCGGACCTTTCAGTGTGGGAAATCATGCGGCTGGCACGCACCATGACGTTGAAAAACAGTGCCGCCAACCTTCCATTTGGGGGAGCCAAGTCGGGCATCGCTTTCGATCCGAATGATTTTGGCCGGGCCAAGGGGATGAAGCAGGACCTCATCGGTGCTTTTGCCGAAGCCATCTTCCCCATTGATAGCTACATCTCGGCGCCGGACATGAGCACGGATGAAAACGACACCCAGCGCATCTTCCAATACAACACTGATATGCTTGGAGACCCGCATCACGGCCGGGGAGCTGCGGGACGGCCTTTCGCCAAGGGGGGAGTGCCCATCGATAAATGGGGCCTCACCGGGCACAGCCTTTATTCTTCCATTAAAACGCTTGAAGACATCGATCCCAATTTTCAGATCAAAGGCGCACGCGTAGTCATTCAGGGATTCGGCAATGTCGGGGCCTCCATCGGCAACAAACTGGCAGAAGAAGGAGCGCTCATTGTCGGTGCGTCTGATGTCAACGCGGCTTTGTGGTGTTCTAAAGGACTCCAGGTTCGCGAACTCAACCAGGCCAGAAGCAATACCAAAGGACTTGGTTCCTATCGCGGCCAGGTGGACAAACGGTTTTTCAACGGCAACGTGTCCCGCCTTCTGGAAGCGCCCTGCGACATCCTGATCCCAGCCGCGCGACCGGATGCCATCACTGCCCGCAACGCCGACCGTCTGATGTGCGGCAAAATTTTTCAGGCCGCCAACACGCCCAGTAACAAAATGACCGAATACTACCTCGAGAACCGAAGGAAAATTCTGTCCTACACCGACTTCATCGTCAATTGCGGCGGGGTGATCGGGTGCGCGGTGGAGGTGAAAATGACGCAGGATGAATCCTACCGGGAACGTGTCATGGCAATGGGAAATCACGGCCGGACTTATGTTGAAAATCTTATCTTTGAAACTGTGAGCCGCAATATCCTCACCATCACGAAAAGGTTGAAAGAGCGGGCCGGCAAAGATATTACTTTCCGTGAAGAGGCCACCCGGCTGGCAGAAGAACGGCTGGGCAAGCCGGAAGAATACTGTTTGTGA
- a CDS encoding DUF4824 family protein has product MKRYGTPVAIGLILFINVWVIAGVVYNRSGEPEARITLTERELPKAWQERENTGLFLRLHWQMPGFQKPGHYNPEPGWFTRDKLVDLGFRVEMPANDTKAYDYYRHQLPRDAFIVLEMEGPTWNFWRKGAVDYYASLKSDLEKETDESKIQSLNRQIESLKRSMVTQSRLFAVDAGRSPSQLRERYPDRSRHLIVRGIVRIRKSVFPSGERGKNGKNEAVINGYIQKILIDQLHVPYLFRDRFFQFVSKPRYWSPARSRRAGKKNEMGPRYAVTLSYGKRYEPWITEITELK; this is encoded by the coding sequence ATGAAACGCTATGGAACACCCGTTGCGATCGGCCTGATTCTCTTCATCAATGTCTGGGTGATTGCGGGGGTGGTTTACAACCGATCCGGAGAACCTGAGGCCCGCATTACGCTGACGGAACGAGAGCTGCCCAAAGCCTGGCAGGAACGGGAAAACACCGGATTGTTTCTTCGACTCCACTGGCAAATGCCCGGATTTCAGAAACCGGGGCATTACAATCCGGAACCGGGCTGGTTCACCCGCGATAAACTGGTCGATTTGGGGTTTCGTGTCGAAATGCCGGCAAACGATACGAAGGCTTACGACTATTACAGGCACCAGCTCCCCCGGGATGCGTTTATTGTTTTGGAAATGGAAGGGCCGACCTGGAATTTCTGGAGAAAAGGCGCTGTAGATTACTATGCCTCTCTCAAATCAGATTTGGAAAAGGAAACGGATGAATCAAAAATCCAATCCCTCAACCGGCAGATTGAAAGCCTGAAACGGAGCATGGTCACCCAGTCCCGCCTGTTTGCCGTTGATGCGGGAAGGTCCCCCTCACAACTTCGCGAACGCTACCCGGACCGTTCCCGGCACCTCATCGTTCGCGGAATCGTCCGTATAAGAAAATCGGTTTTCCCCTCAGGCGAACGCGGCAAAAATGGGAAAAACGAAGCGGTCATAAATGGTTATATCCAAAAAATACTTATAGACCAGCTGCATGTTCCTTATTTGTTCCGGGATCGCTTTTTTCAATTTGTATCAAAACCCCGATATTGGAGCCCGGCCCGAAGCAGACGCGCCGGCAAAAAAAATGAAATGGGACCGCGTTATGCCGTTACCCTAAGTTATGGTAAGCGGTACGAGCCTTGGATCACTGAAATCACCGAACTGAAATGA
- a CDS encoding DUF2157 domain-containing protein, translating into MDRFPSKKKAQERVDRIQAFQKELQEIESSGLIRLPYETRRLIEGYHADLISRFKQQFDTDNSAAEKQLSLGMRILTFLGGLALCASIFFFFYQIWGLIPESVQIVSVISLPILAVLTMRFAAQREPSHYYASLIGLVAFIGFVLNLNVMGSLYNITPSQNAFLAWGGFALILAYRFGLRLLLLAGLLCLLAYLSATVGAFSGIYWLHFGERPENFIFGGIFLLALPFCIKHHKNPHFIWFYHLVALLSIHLALLIMSYCGHCSYLMGNENRIEVGYQTAALAAYGITVWLGVRLQYPGITHIGTTFCTLFFYTKFFDWWWDALPKSLFFFVLSLITIGLLVLFRSMRDRFREAV; encoded by the coding sequence ATGGATCGTTTCCCCAGCAAAAAGAAAGCCCAGGAACGGGTGGATCGCATTCAGGCTTTCCAAAAGGAACTGCAGGAAATTGAAAGTTCCGGACTGATCCGCCTGCCTTATGAGACACGGCGGTTGATTGAAGGCTATCACGCGGACCTGATTTCCCGGTTCAAGCAGCAATTTGACACGGACAACTCAGCAGCAGAGAAACAGCTTTCGCTGGGCATGCGCATCCTCACCTTCCTTGGCGGCCTGGCACTCTGCGCCAGCATCTTTTTCTTCTTCTATCAGATTTGGGGTCTGATTCCGGAATCGGTACAAATCGTTTCAGTCATCTCCCTTCCCATTCTTGCCGTACTGACCATGCGGTTCGCCGCCCAGCGCGAACCTTCCCATTATTACGCTTCTTTGATCGGGCTCGTTGCCTTCATCGGTTTCGTTTTGAACCTCAATGTAATGGGGTCGCTGTACAACATCACGCCATCACAGAATGCGTTTCTTGCCTGGGGCGGATTTGCACTTATCCTGGCATACCGGTTTGGACTGCGGCTTCTTTTGCTGGCCGGACTACTCTGTTTACTGGCTTATCTGTCGGCAACGGTTGGAGCCTTTTCCGGAATATACTGGCTGCATTTCGGGGAGCGGCCGGAAAATTTTATATTCGGAGGAATCTTTTTACTGGCTTTGCCGTTTTGCATCAAACACCACAAGAACCCGCATTTTATCTGGTTTTATCATCTGGTTGCCCTGCTTTCGATACACCTCGCCCTCCTCATCATGTCCTATTGCGGTCATTGCAGTTACCTGATGGGCAATGAAAACAGGATCGAGGTCGGTTACCAGACCGCCGCTCTGGCGGCTTACGGAATTACAGTTTGGCTGGGCGTGCGCCTGCAGTATCCAGGCATAACCCATATCGGTACGACTTTCTGCACTTTGTTTTTTTATACGAAGTTTTTTGACTGGTGGTGGGACGCATTGCCGAAGTCACTTTTCTTTTTCGTGCTGAGTCTGATCACCATTGGCCTGTTGGTGCTTTTCCGCTCCATGCGCGATCGATTCCGGGAGGCGGTATGA
- the nadC gene encoding carboxylating nicotinate-nucleotide diphosphorylase, with the protein MRPQPTQEQIDEWVERSLAEDLGEGDVTTETLVDPTALARAQMVAKQDLVVCGMGLIHTVFRHVDMAAIFSREREDGSFLKKGETLIAIEGKAAALLKGERTALNILQRLSGIATLTRAFVEKAGPVQILDTRKTTPSLRVFEKYAVACGGGTNHRFGLFDAVLIKDNHIKMAGGIRPALERMKASGHQEPIEIETTNLEEVKEALEGGADIILLDNMTPETMAEAVLLIRGRARTEASGNMTLEKVEQLANLGLDCISVGGLTHSAPAVDISMNFDLPA; encoded by the coding sequence ATGAGACCTCAACCAACACAAGAACAAATAGATGAGTGGGTCGAGCGGTCCCTTGCCGAAGACCTCGGTGAAGGCGATGTCACCACCGAAACGCTGGTCGATCCCACAGCCCTCGCCCGGGCACAGATGGTTGCCAAACAGGACCTCGTGGTCTGTGGCATGGGCCTGATTCACACTGTTTTTCGCCATGTTGACATGGCGGCAATATTTTCTCGTGAACGCGAAGATGGAAGTTTTCTGAAAAAGGGTGAGACCCTGATCGCAATTGAGGGAAAGGCGGCTGCTCTGCTAAAAGGAGAGCGTACGGCCCTCAATATTTTACAACGGTTGAGCGGTATCGCCACCCTGACCCGGGCCTTTGTAGAGAAGGCCGGACCGGTTCAGATTCTTGACACACGAAAAACCACCCCCAGCCTGCGCGTGTTCGAAAAATATGCCGTAGCGTGCGGGGGAGGAACCAACCATCGTTTCGGCTTGTTCGATGCTGTGCTGATCAAGGACAACCACATCAAGATGGCAGGCGGCATCCGGCCGGCCCTGGAACGCATGAAAGCCTCCGGGCATCAGGAGCCGATAGAAATTGAAACCACCAATCTGGAAGAAGTGAAAGAAGCCCTGGAGGGAGGGGCCGACATCATTCTGCTGGACAACATGACCCCGGAAACGATGGCCGAAGCGGTACTCCTAATCCGGGGCCGGGCGCGCACCGAAGCTTCCGGCAACATGACGCTTGAAAAGGTGGAACAGCTGGCGAATTTGGGCCTGGACTGTATTTCGGTTGGGGGGTTGACGCATTCCGCTCCGGCAGTGGATATCAGCATGAATTTCGACCTCCCGGCTTGA
- a CDS encoding Lcl C-terminal domain-containing protein, whose protein sequence is MNDQPRFVDNGDGTIQDNKTGLAWAKKDSFQIAGDWVNFQEALQLIDQLNKKDYLGFHDWRMPEKEEIAELYNPEFKLNARSNKEIHISDLFEPGCGIGSWCLPFDQQAAFYFEFQGGNAQHYDQDFTQGYVRPVRLWPDD, encoded by the coding sequence ATGAACGATCAACCCAGATTTGTGGACAACGGAGACGGCACCATCCAGGACAATAAAACCGGTCTTGCCTGGGCAAAAAAGGATTCGTTTCAAATAGCCGGAGACTGGGTTAATTTCCAGGAAGCGCTCCAGTTGATCGACCAATTGAACAAAAAAGATTACCTGGGGTTTCATGACTGGCGGATGCCGGAAAAAGAGGAAATAGCGGAACTCTATAATCCCGAATTCAAATTGAACGCACGTTCGAATAAGGAGATTCATATATCCGACTTGTTTGAGCCGGGTTGTGGCATCGGGTCATGGTGCCTGCCGTTCGATCAGCAGGCAGCATTTTATTTCGAGTTCCAGGGCGGTAACGCCCAGCACTACGATCAGGATTTCACCCAAGGGTACGTACGACCGGTGAGGCTGTGGCCGGATGACTAA
- the tatA gene encoding twin-arginine translocase TatA/TatE family subunit: MMGIGFPELMIILVIIMIIFGAGKLPQIGSAFGQSIKNFKTSMKEVDSLEEKEGEDQQQPAAIENTAETNPAPEDGGEGSPAPESEKPASPA; the protein is encoded by the coding sequence ATGATGGGAATTGGCTTCCCCGAATTGATGATCATTCTGGTCATCATCATGATTATTTTCGGCGCCGGAAAACTTCCCCAGATCGGCAGTGCGTTCGGTCAGAGCATCAAAAACTTCAAAACTTCCATGAAAGAAGTCGACAGTTTGGAAGAGAAGGAAGGCGAAGACCAACAGCAACCGGCCGCTATCGAAAACACGGCGGAGACCAACCCGGCACCAGAAGACGGTGGCGAAGGGTCCCCTGCCCCCGAATCTGAAAAGCCCGCTTCCCCTGCCTGA
- a CDS encoding flagellar biosynthesis anti-sigma factor FlgM has translation MSKKADNGKRRKGSEIRHEIVEYFRTGLKTGTYQVRARELADKMVQKIRDGRNPWMN, from the coding sequence ATGAGCAAAAAAGCGGACAATGGAAAAAGGAGAAAGGGCTCGGAAATCCGGCATGAAATTGTGGAGTATTTCCGCACAGGTTTGAAGACAGGTACTTACCAGGTGCGTGCGAGGGAGTTGGCTGACAAGATGGTCCAGAAGATACGGGATGGGCGTAATCCCTGGATGAACTGA
- a CDS encoding heavy-metal-associated domain-containing protein, whose amino-acid sequence MAHETLNVDGMTCGHCVETVSKAVSSIPGVSKVDVDLEKKRVTVDFDENQTALADIKSKITDVGYEVVGA is encoded by the coding sequence ATGGCACATGAAACGTTGAATGTGGATGGTATGACCTGCGGTCATTGTGTGGAAACCGTAAGCAAGGCTGTCAGCTCGATTCCCGGGGTAAGCAAGGTGGATGTGGATTTGGAAAAGAAGCGGGTTACCGTGGACTTTGACGAAAATCAGACCGCCCTTGCTGACATTAAATCGAAAATTACCGACGTGGGTTATGAGGTGGTGGGGGCCTGA
- a CDS encoding S1C family serine protease: MKKFIVFGVWIVLICVTLYWVVGAPPAKVEKPLELPLASTVNNPYSHLEGYETLVRLQHAFVTNARKIKPAVVSINNLTEISNPHSQRDLMSGEPGTWFSNFRYWLKRTFRKRYQMESLGSGLIFDEAGYIVTNYHVVEKANRLLVKFLDNREYTAQVVGVDPKTDLAVVKVFSLSRFQKPEFGSSSKIEVGDWVMAIGNPYGLTGTITVGVVSGKGRIDLGIATFENFLQTDTSINPGNSGGPLIDMQGRVIGINTAIAELGSGVGFAIPMETVEKVARDLIENGEVERGWLGIGIQHMTPDMAESFRVPRDQNGVVVNSIDEGAPADKAGLRQGDIIIAYDGKDIAHPQHLQNYVADTKVGETVKIKILRDGLEQTLEVKIGKYFS, from the coding sequence ATGAAAAAGTTCATCGTTTTCGGGGTGTGGATCGTGCTGATTTGCGTGACCCTTTACTGGGTGGTCGGCGCGCCTCCCGCGAAAGTGGAAAAACCCCTTGAGCTTCCCCTGGCCTCCACGGTGAACAATCCTTATTCGCACTTGGAAGGCTACGAAACACTGGTGCGCTTGCAGCACGCTTTCGTCACCAACGCACGTAAGATTAAACCCGCTGTGGTGAGCATCAACAACCTCACGGAAATTTCCAATCCCCACTCCCAGCGCGACCTCATGAGCGGCGAGCCCGGGACCTGGTTCAGCAATTTCCGGTACTGGTTGAAACGCACGTTCCGGAAACGCTACCAGATGGAGAGCTTGGGTTCAGGCCTTATTTTCGACGAAGCGGGATACATCGTGACCAACTACCACGTGGTGGAAAAGGCGAATCGCCTGCTGGTGAAATTTCTCGACAACCGGGAGTACACGGCCCAGGTGGTGGGTGTGGATCCAAAAACGGACCTTGCGGTCGTTAAGGTGTTTTCCCTGTCGCGCTTCCAGAAACCCGAGTTCGGCAGTTCTTCGAAGATTGAGGTGGGAGACTGGGTGATGGCGATTGGCAACCCTTACGGCCTGACGGGGACCATCACCGTTGGAGTGGTGAGCGGCAAGGGCCGGATCGACCTGGGGATTGCCACCTTTGAGAATTTCCTGCAAACCGACACCTCGATCAACCCGGGAAACAGCGGGGGTCCTTTGATCGACATGCAAGGCCGCGTCATCGGCATCAACACCGCCATAGCGGAACTGGGATCAGGTGTTGGCTTCGCCATCCCCATGGAAACCGTGGAGAAGGTGGCCCGGGACCTGATCGAAAACGGCGAGGTGGAACGGGGCTGGCTGGGCATCGGCATCCAGCACATGACACCGGACATGGCGGAATCGTTTCGCGTGCCGCGGGATCAAAACGGGGTGGTGGTGAACAGCATCGATGAAGGCGCTCCTGCAGACAAGGCCGGCCTGCGGCAGGGAGACATCATCATCGCCTACGACGGCAAGGACATCGCGCATCCGCAGCACTTGCAGAACTACGTGGCTGACACCAAAGTCGGGGAAACGGTGAAGATCAAAATCCTGCGGGATGGCTTGGAGCAGACGCTGGAAGTCAAAATCGGCAAGTACTTTTCCTGA
- the ubiE gene encoding bifunctional demethylmenaquinone methyltransferase/2-methoxy-6-polyprenyl-1,4-benzoquinol methylase UbiE: MPKLDEEKEAFSLQIQSMFNAIAPRYDFLNRVLSCGVDRFWRKRAVSRLLMKPGGRYLDIACGTGDVALEYFEHPAESPRQVVALDFSEAMLARAGRKFEARNRANALPRVCGAAEALPFPNNSFDGISVAFGVRNFADREQGLREMARVLRPGGRAVILEFSLPRQPVLREPYRVYFERVLPEVGRWVSGHPEAYTYLPQSVGVFPERDEFVFLMHRAGFNKVRFRDMTFGIVTLYVGVRGE, encoded by the coding sequence ATGCCCAAGTTGGATGAGGAAAAGGAGGCATTTTCCCTCCAGATCCAATCGATGTTCAACGCCATTGCTCCGCGGTATGATTTCCTGAACCGCGTGCTGAGTTGCGGCGTAGACCGATTTTGGCGGAAACGTGCGGTGAGCCGCCTGTTGATGAAACCCGGCGGTCGTTACCTGGATATTGCCTGCGGAACGGGAGATGTGGCGCTGGAATACTTTGAGCACCCGGCCGAATCGCCCCGCCAGGTGGTGGCCCTGGATTTCAGCGAAGCCATGCTGGCCCGGGCCGGGAGGAAATTTGAAGCCCGAAACCGGGCAAACGCCCTGCCCCGGGTTTGCGGGGCGGCGGAGGCCCTGCCGTTTCCCAACAATAGCTTCGACGGCATCAGCGTGGCTTTTGGTGTTCGCAATTTTGCCGATAGGGAACAGGGCCTGCGTGAGATGGCGCGGGTGCTGAGACCGGGAGGCCGGGCGGTGATACTCGAATTTTCTTTGCCACGCCAGCCCGTTTTGCGGGAACCGTACCGGGTCTATTTCGAGCGGGTCCTGCCGGAGGTCGGGCGCTGGGTTTCGGGGCATCCGGAAGCGTACACCTATTTACCTCAATCGGTCGGCGTCTTTCCGGAACGAGACGAGTTTGTGTTTTTAATGCACAGAGCCGGTTTTAACAAGGTGCGATTCCGGGATATGACTTTTGGCATCGTCACTTTGTATGTGGGAGTTCGGGGTGAATAA
- a CDS encoding DJ-1 family glyoxalase III, giving the protein MKKVMVAVAPGFEEIETITVVDILRRAGARVDLAGTQPEPIEGSRGVRVLADVLLSEIDHNDYDLVVLPGGQPGTTNLQNNEMVIAIVQNMDRDSKTVAAICAAPMVLQTAGVLKNHRATSHPSVQENLNGVQYTDERVVVDGNLVTSRSPGTAMEFAMKLVEILFGPDRVETVNKGVLARL; this is encoded by the coding sequence ATGAAAAAGGTCATGGTGGCGGTGGCGCCCGGATTCGAGGAAATCGAGACCATCACAGTGGTGGACATTTTAAGAAGGGCGGGCGCCCGGGTGGACCTCGCCGGAACCCAGCCCGAACCCATCGAGGGCTCCCGCGGGGTGCGGGTTCTGGCCGACGTTCTTTTGTCCGAAATCGATCACAATGACTACGACCTGGTCGTCCTGCCCGGTGGCCAGCCTGGAACCACCAACCTGCAGAACAATGAAATGGTGATCGCCATCGTCCAGAACATGGACAGAGACAGCAAAACCGTGGCGGCCATCTGTGCGGCCCCGATGGTCCTGCAAACCGCCGGAGTGTTGAAAAATCACCGCGCCACCTCACATCCGTCTGTGCAGGAGAACCTGAATGGCGTTCAGTATACGGACGAAAGGGTGGTGGTGGACGGCAACCTGGTCACCAGCCGGTCGCCTGGGACCGCAATGGAGTTTGCCATGAAACTGGTGGAGATCCTGTTCGGGCCGGATCGGGTCGAAACCGTTAATAAGGGGGTATTGGCACGCCTGTAA
- a CDS encoding PhzF family phenazine biosynthesis protein, which yields MELIFYQVDVFTDQPLAGNPLAVFVDAEGMDADQMLAVAREMNLSETTFLFPPSQTDCDFQVRIFTPGKEIPFAGHPTLGTAHVLFQQGLLGSDRDACRFEMGIGPIDVEREGSTFMMVQPQPEFQSPRTDRQAIAQALGLDAKDLHPNLPAQVVSTGFPALFVPLKSLDATGRTALNLTRLRDILGKVDMIYPFCLEAVNPEAQVHTRGFAPFIGIPEDPATGSVAGAMGAYLAHHHVLDATRLSDLTLEQGLEINRPSEIKVSVEMAGGKIGSIR from the coding sequence ATGGAGCTAATCTTTTACCAGGTCGATGTGTTTACCGATCAACCGCTGGCGGGAAACCCTCTTGCGGTTTTCGTTGATGCGGAAGGCATGGATGCCGACCAAATGCTGGCCGTCGCGCGGGAAATGAACCTGTCTGAAACAACATTTCTGTTTCCTCCCAGCCAGACCGACTGCGATTTTCAGGTCCGAATATTCACTCCCGGAAAAGAAATCCCTTTTGCCGGCCACCCCACACTGGGAACGGCTCACGTTCTATTCCAGCAGGGTTTATTGGGCTCAGACCGCGATGCATGCCGGTTTGAGATGGGTATCGGCCCGATTGACGTCGAGCGCGAAGGCAGCACCTTCATGATGGTTCAGCCTCAGCCGGAATTCCAGAGTCCGCGAACCGATCGCCAGGCCATCGCGCAGGCATTGGGTCTGGACGCAAAGGATCTTCATCCCAATCTTCCCGCACAGGTGGTTTCCACCGGCTTTCCGGCCCTGTTCGTTCCCCTAAAATCGTTGGATGCAACCGGCAGAACCGCCCTCAACCTCACACGCCTGCGTGATATTCTGGGGAAAGTCGACATGATTTACCCATTCTGTCTGGAAGCGGTGAACCCCGAAGCGCAGGTCCACACGCGCGGCTTCGCGCCGTTCATCGGCATCCCGGAAGACCCGGCGACGGGTAGCGTGGCCGGGGCAATGGGAGCTTACCTTGCGCATCACCACGTTCTGGACGCCACCCGCCTTTCGGATCTGACCCTCGAACAGGGGTTGGAAATAAATAGACCCTCGGAAATCAAGGTCTCTGTGGAAATGGCGGGGGGGAAGATTGGTTCTATCCGC